Proteins found in one Plasmodium sp. gorilla clade G2 genome assembly, chromosome: 14 genomic segment:
- a CDS encoding acid cluster protein 33 homologue, putative: MELEKLSMHEGYKKFCSKYPLKKLSMPKSDLVWCYYDINSKNENIVIFLHGVCGTAGCYFYQLDNLSTLGFRVISLQYPCYNNLKDWMKNMCNILEYLNIKKAHFFASDLGGYLIQLYAKLYPSKVESLILCNSYRKTDNFASIASLRNIYGKFYSFLPHVLLKKIILENYIYLNYEHVDLKEMNSLEFMSNEIDLISASDLGGRISLQLSSDNIDKIYMNDKCITILQTLNNIYPDSLNDDMKKAYPLAKYAIMKSGGNFPYLSRYEEVNMYILVHLRNNCNTNFIKQQITTMSTVNLNKYKKEQINQYNPEQKYYDKSSCKINYKNDHNDYYTNSDKQKDNDTYNEYYTNDYIHKQNITHNKINKNNKDNYISHDIKYDTSKNSYQDITDDDLSYKYSNYNSSENINDYINDKISKIQNVHNNYSESITNDKNVYQANVYSYNQNEQYDYIKDNSSNNNNINNNEFDDGIYNINPNDNMNYQNNYYNRTISSSDEQHNEKFNNHYKYKSENNDNNTSQSSKQNIQSSYESYNNNSINYEDRNINPNDTNYKNSNFDNKDIYCQF; the protein is encoded by the coding sequence ATGGAACTAGAAAAGTTGTCTATGCATGAgggttataaaaaattttgctCAAAATACCCCTTGAAGAAATTGTCGATGCCAAAAAGTGATTTAGTATGGTGTTATTatgatattaatagtaaGAATGAGAATAtagtaatatttttacatggTGTATGTGGAACTGCTGgttgttatttttatcagTTAGATAATTTAAGTACTTTAGGTTTTCGAGTAATATCTTTACAGTATCCTTGTTATAACAATTTAAAGGATTGGATGAAAAATATGTGTAACATATTAgaatatttgaatataaagAAAGCTCATTTTTTTGCTTCAGATTTAGGTGGCTATTTAATTCAGTTGTATGCTAAATTATATCCATCAAAAGTGGAatctttaattttatgtaATTCTTATAGAAAAACAGATAATTTTGCATCTATAGCATctttaagaaatatatatggaaaattTTATAGTTTCTTACCTcatgttttattaaaaaagattatattagaaaattacatttatttaaattatgaacatgtagatttaaaagaaatgaatTCCTTAGAATTTATGAGTAATGAAATTGATTTAATTTCAGCATCAGATTTAGGAGGAAGAATAAGTTTACAATTATCTTCTGATAATATcgataaaatttatatgaatgataaaTGTATTACTATATTACAAACACTAAATAATATCTATCCTGATTCtttaaatgatgatatgAAAAAAGCATATCCATTGGCAAAATATGCTATTATGAAATCAGGAGGAAATTTTCCATATCTTAGTAGATATGAAGAagtaaatatgtatatattagtaCATCTTAGAAATAATTGTAACACTAATTTTATCAAACAACAAATTACAACCATGTCAACagttaatttaaataaatacaaaaaagaacaaataaatcaatataaccctgaacaaaaatattatgataaaagTTCCtgtaaaattaattataagaaTGACCACAACGATTATTATACAAATTCTGATAAACAAAAAGATAACGATACATATAATGAGTATTATACAAAtgattatattcataaacaAAACATTActcataataaaattaataaaaataataaagataattaCATATCACATGATATTAAATATGATACTTCAAAAAACAGTTATCAAGATATAACAGATGAtgatttatcatataaatatagtaattataatagtagtgaaaatattaatgattatattaatgataaaatttcaaaaattcaaaatgtgcataataattattctgAATCAAttacaaatgataaaaatgtttatCAAGCAAatgtatattcatataatcaGAATGAacaatatgattatataaaagacaattcatcaaataataataatattaataataatgaatttgATGatggtatatataatataaaccctaatgataatatgaactatcaaaataattattataatagaaCTATTTCATCATCTGATGAACAACATAAcgaaaaatttaataatcattataaatataaatctgaaaataatgataataatactaGTCAAAGTAgtaaacaaaatatacaaaGTTCCTATGaatcttataataataattccaTAAATTATGAAGATAGAAATATTAATCCAAATGATACCAATTATAAGAATTCAAATTTTGATAACAAAGATATCTATTGTCAATTTTGa